A genomic segment from Nicotiana sylvestris chromosome 1, ASM39365v2, whole genome shotgun sequence encodes:
- the LOC138870160 gene encoding uncharacterized protein, giving the protein MARESRPTETLVPVPIEIDDSTGLTKVTIQNTQKNTSKEKEVAKKTEMSQETIVEVVPEQEKNQVIRKKRPPVPFPQRLAKYQKDEQYKKFLEMLRQIQVNIPLIDTLKEMPGYGKMMKDLMSLQVGKFVFPVDFVILDYWVDEKTPIILERPFLATRRALIDCEIGKLKMRSNDEEITFNVQKSMRRPSEFANCSLIEAMDVILEEEYETLNTKDSLAACLMNLDEANGEDLAEWVLALEVQGFWRRELEFEPLHLEEKKPPPAKLSIEEPPKLELKPLSPHLMYAFLGPNSTLPVIISSSLLDVQAEQLLQVFMECKTTIGWTIADIKGISSTFCMYKILLKDGHKPSREHQRRLNAT; this is encoded by the exons ATGGCTCGTGAAAGCCGACCTACTGAAACACTTGTGCCAGTACCCATTGAGATAGATGATTCAACAGGGTTAACTAAGGTGACGATACAAAATACACAAAAGAACACCAGCAAAGAAAAAGAGGTTGCAAAAAAGACTGAGATGTCACAAGAGACGATAGTAGAAGTAGTGCCTGAGCAAGAAAAAAATCAAGTCATAAGGAAGAAGCGACCTCCAGTACCATTCCCACAGAGATTGGCCAAGTATCAGAAAGATGAGCAGTataagaaattcttggagatgttgAGGCAAATTCAGGTAAACATTCCATTGATTGACACCTTAAAGGAAATGCCTGGTTATggaaaaatgatgaaggacttaatGTCTC TACAGGTTGGGAAGTTTGTGTTCCCGGTAGATTTTGTCATTCTTGACTATTGGGTTGACGAGAAAACTCCCATAATTTTGGaaagaccattcttggccactAGGAGAGCTTTAATTGACTGTGAAATAGGAAAGCTCAAAATGAGATCAAATGATGAAGAAATAACATTCAATGTACAGAAATCTATGCGGAGACCAAGTGAATTTGCTAACTGCTCTCTAATAGAAGCCATGGATGTAATTTTGGAGGAGGAATATGAGACATTGAACACTAAAGACTCTCTAGCAGCCTGTCTCATGAACTTAGACGAAGCAAACGGAGAAGACTTGGCGGAGTGGGTACTTGCTCTTGAAGTTCAAGGTTTTTGGAGAAGGGAGCTCGAATTTGAGCCTTTGCACTTAGAAGAAAAGAAACCTCCTCCAGCTAAGCTGTCgatagaagaaccaccaaagttgGAACTGAAGCCCTTATCACCTCATCTCATGTATGCTTTCTTGGGACCTAActcaactttacctgttattatctcatctagtttgttagatgtgcaggcagaACAACTTTTGCAGGTATTTATGGAGTGCAAAACTACAATTGGTTGGACCATTGCAGACATTAAGGGTATCAGCTCGACCTTCTGTATGTATAAGATTTTACTGAAAGATGGGCACAAACCTTCtagagaacatcaaagaaggctaAACGCAACATGA